The proteins below come from a single Vicinamibacterales bacterium genomic window:
- a CDS encoding BatA domain-containing protein encodes MTFLALTSLQVALLCGLTAATVIVLFFLKLRHPRVAVASLLLWERVLQDRQHRSLLERLRRLLSLLLALTIALLIALALGRPEAGAITGAPREAVIVLDTSITMAARTADNQSRWDHARDAATRLIESAGGNDRFLLADTSGRVATAMTADRVQLGAALERMTPLAIRPVFPQVDVSGREVIVVSDGIATLDLPRTARVLSVFEPADNVAIADFTVVARAGEREGYDGRFVIANHSLESKFIRLTIEDSSEVGFIENVTVNGRDTIMRTVALSGNPVGVIRARVTTDEDVLSVDDEAIDYLPPLRDTTVALVTAGNEFLETLLGLDGRVDLRVISPDVYNGNEAVDLYVFDEFAPSIQPRHPALLFRPPGRPWLAASDLTPPLRASAIEVTNWDEAHPILEHVSMLDVRITDARHLEFASTSPTTRILASGGQTPLVVVNSAVPKWVAVNFALDDSDFPMHPSFPIFMQNVLTWFMGDRLPLRRSVGTVDVPLSDATVATINGVDLTTWSRLDSTSFEAPVPGLYVASAGAARTYVAVNLPAGLSDVNGVTLTGRENIAWETGWRLSGELWKYLLGLALVLVVFEWWTYHRRITV; translated from the coding sequence AGCATCGCTCACTGCTTGAACGTCTGAGACGCTTGCTCTCGCTGTTGCTGGCGCTGACCATCGCGTTACTCATTGCTCTAGCGCTCGGTCGGCCCGAGGCGGGTGCAATCACCGGAGCACCGCGCGAGGCTGTAATCGTATTGGATACGTCAATCACAATGGCCGCTCGAACCGCTGACAACCAGTCTCGCTGGGACCATGCTCGTGATGCAGCAACACGACTGATCGAGAGTGCCGGTGGGAACGACCGTTTCCTGTTGGCCGATACGTCCGGCCGGGTGGCAACGGCGATGACCGCTGACAGGGTGCAGCTCGGTGCCGCGCTTGAACGAATGACGCCGTTAGCCATCAGGCCCGTCTTTCCTCAGGTGGACGTGTCAGGTCGTGAAGTGATCGTTGTCTCCGACGGAATCGCTACACTTGATTTACCGCGGACAGCCCGTGTGTTGTCTGTCTTTGAGCCAGCTGACAATGTAGCGATCGCCGACTTCACGGTGGTCGCGCGTGCCGGTGAGCGCGAGGGCTATGATGGGCGGTTTGTTATTGCGAATCACTCTCTGGAATCGAAGTTCATCCGTCTGACGATTGAGGATAGTAGCGAAGTAGGCTTCATCGAGAATGTTACGGTCAACGGACGAGATACGATTATGCGCACGGTTGCGTTGAGCGGAAATCCGGTGGGTGTAATCCGCGCCAGAGTCACGACTGATGAGGATGTGCTTTCTGTCGACGATGAAGCGATTGATTACCTTCCACCACTGCGAGATACAACCGTTGCCTTGGTTACCGCGGGTAATGAATTTCTCGAAACGCTACTCGGACTTGATGGGCGAGTCGATCTTCGTGTGATCAGCCCTGATGTTTACAACGGTAACGAGGCGGTCGACCTCTACGTCTTTGACGAATTCGCGCCAAGTATCCAGCCGAGGCACCCTGCTTTGTTGTTTCGCCCGCCTGGACGGCCGTGGCTAGCTGCATCCGACCTTACGCCGCCGCTTCGTGCGTCGGCGATAGAGGTGACGAATTGGGATGAAGCCCATCCAATTTTGGAACATGTCTCCATGCTTGATGTGCGGATTACCGACGCACGACACCTCGAATTCGCTTCGACCTCTCCAACCACTCGGATTCTGGCGTCGGGTGGCCAGACACCTCTGGTTGTTGTCAACTCGGCTGTGCCAAAGTGGGTTGCGGTCAACTTTGCACTCGACGATTCGGACTTCCCAATGCATCCAAGTTTCCCGATTTTTATGCAGAATGTGTTGACTTGGTTTATGGGGGACAGGCTACCACTTCGGCGATCGGTCGGTACAGTGGATGTGCCGCTATCAGATGCGACGGTCGCGACAATCAACGGAGTGGATCTCACGACCTGGTCAAGGCTTGATAGCACGTCATTTGAGGCACCTGTGCCTGGACTCTACGTGGCGTCAGCCGGCGCAGCCCGCACTTACGTGGCGGTGAATTTACCGGCAGGCCTTTCAGACGTCAACGGTGTCACTCTAACGGGCCGAGAAAATATCGCTTGGGAGACCGGGTGGAGGCTATCAGGTGAACTGTGGAAGTATCTACTCGGCCTTGCCTTGGTTCTGGTCGTTTTTGAGTGGTGGACTTACCATCGACGAATCACCGTGTGA
- a CDS encoding (2Fe-2S)-binding protein: MADIEITEAIDSGVSRRNFIKGVIAAGAAVGSANYMFRGVGAVFAQPTSPGAVERLITLTVNGQQRRVDVMKQETLAMTLRYKLGLTGTKLGCDRSECGACTVLIDEVPHYSCSILTQSVRGRDVRTIEGLANEDGSLHPVQQAVVDEQGFQCAFCMTGFVMSAVGYLQKNENPTRAELAHGLSGNLCRCADYDKILTTMERAAENMRQA, encoded by the coding sequence ATGGCTGATATCGAGATCACTGAAGCAATTGATTCGGGAGTTTCGCGGCGAAACTTCATTAAGGGCGTCATTGCGGCGGGTGCCGCCGTGGGCTCGGCGAACTACATGTTCCGGGGCGTTGGTGCCGTCTTCGCTCAGCCGACCTCACCAGGTGCGGTTGAGCGCCTGATTACACTAACCGTCAACGGACAGCAGCGCCGCGTAGACGTTATGAAGCAAGAAACGCTGGCTATGACGCTCCGTTATAAGCTTGGTCTGACTGGAACAAAACTTGGCTGCGACCGTTCCGAGTGTGGAGCCTGCACGGTTTTGATAGATGAAGTCCCTCACTATTCGTGCTCGATCCTGACACAGAGCGTGCGTGGCCGTGATGTCAGGACGATTGAAGGGCTGGCTAACGAAGATGGCTCGTTACATCCAGTGCAGCAGGCTGTAGTTGACGAGCAGGGTTTCCAGTGCGCGTTCTGTATGACCGGGTTCGTTATGAGCGCAGTTGGTTATCTGCAGAAGAATGAGAATCCGACGCGCGCCGAGTTGGCGCACGGGCTCTCAGGTAATCTGTGTCGTTGCGCTGACTACGACAAAATCTTGACCACGATGGAGCGGGCTGCCGAGAACATGCGGCAGGCGTAA
- a CDS encoding VWA domain-containing protein, with protein MNIAVEYYWPIVLLVLIPTVWWVQRRSFTGFTAHQRALQTVVRSTVLLLLIFALMQPTWERSGRWLSVVYLLDQSASVSPASAVTASQWISASTLEGQPDHWQAMTFGASTVAFDDLEAVEVAISGQADSPLSSLSDDAGSTNLELAVREAARVFAPNQVKRLVLMTDGHETSGSLIEAVGLLQQQGIAVYTMPLDPRDLGDGWVDDVRMPDVVTIDEPFAITVRVLGQTDTPAVVEVLHDNSVLDAKSIQLSSEPQEMTLKGNLTEVGSAELVVRLRAVEDVMAQNNQLRRSVVTTDRPKVLYVEGHAESQHFLTRALEAGGLSVDTATAMSLPGDAASLEPYAAVIFSDVAADALGRVQMEALSGYVSDFGGGFIMAGGDAMYGEEGYADSVLEALLPITFTVKERPEEFALIIVLDKSWSMVGEKIELSKEASKAAVDVLADHHEIGVVAFNNSLDWPVLLQRASNREWIKDRISTIMPSGHTNVYPALEEAFLGLEGSESRLKHVILLSDGRTYPDDYEGLVTKMAEAEITVSTVAMGQEADRELLANIADWGEGRGYVVEDVGEVPQIFAQETRRAARPTLVEVPFSPIVEKSVEMFKGIDFASSPPLQGYLSTRLKETSEALLISEEDDPILARWQFGLGRAVAFTSDVKNRWATEWLEWPGYGKFWTQLVRQTMRGSDDRFRALTVKREADRAHITVDIPPAAGDVTAPPTVRWTVGNGMTTTIRTERVSSASYAASVTLGPEDDQTFQTELPDGSEVARSLLYSYPAEYQFRPANVELLQAIAHDTGGVFAPSLEQIFEDDGVRTVRPIALWPFLVALALALYLLDLLLRRIRLFEASADLASPFQS; from the coding sequence ATGAATATTGCCGTCGAGTATTACTGGCCGATCGTTCTATTGGTGCTAATACCAACAGTCTGGTGGGTCCAGCGGCGATCGTTCACTGGATTCACAGCGCACCAACGGGCTCTGCAGACGGTTGTGCGCTCAACCGTATTACTGTTACTTATTTTTGCTCTGATGCAACCGACATGGGAACGTTCCGGGCGTTGGCTATCGGTGGTCTATTTACTTGATCAGTCGGCCAGTGTATCCCCAGCATCAGCTGTAACGGCCTCGCAGTGGATCTCGGCGTCGACCCTTGAGGGCCAGCCCGATCACTGGCAGGCTATGACCTTCGGTGCCTCGACAGTTGCCTTTGACGATCTGGAAGCCGTTGAAGTGGCGATCAGTGGGCAAGCTGATTCCCCGTTATCGTCATTGTCGGATGATGCAGGGAGCACGAATCTTGAGTTGGCAGTGCGCGAGGCAGCACGAGTATTTGCGCCGAACCAAGTCAAACGCCTCGTCTTGATGACTGACGGGCACGAGACGAGCGGGAGTCTCATTGAGGCCGTGGGATTGCTTCAACAGCAAGGGATCGCTGTTTACACGATGCCACTGGACCCGAGAGACCTCGGTGATGGCTGGGTTGACGACGTGCGAATGCCCGACGTAGTGACCATCGATGAGCCGTTCGCCATCACTGTACGCGTCCTGGGACAGACCGATACGCCAGCGGTGGTCGAGGTCCTACACGACAACTCGGTGCTTGACGCCAAATCGATCCAACTCTCCTCAGAGCCACAGGAAATGACACTTAAGGGAAACCTCACTGAGGTCGGGTCAGCCGAGCTCGTCGTTCGTCTCCGTGCTGTTGAGGACGTAATGGCGCAAAACAACCAGCTCCGCCGATCGGTTGTTACCACTGACCGACCAAAGGTGCTCTATGTTGAAGGCCACGCTGAGAGTCAGCACTTTCTAACGAGAGCACTTGAAGCAGGAGGCCTGTCGGTCGACACAGCAACGGCGATGTCTTTGCCAGGCGATGCGGCGAGTCTAGAACCTTACGCGGCGGTGATTTTTAGTGACGTTGCTGCCGATGCCCTCGGCAGGGTGCAGATGGAGGCACTGTCAGGCTACGTGAGCGATTTCGGCGGCGGTTTCATTATGGCTGGCGGTGATGCGATGTATGGAGAGGAAGGGTACGCCGATAGTGTGCTCGAAGCTTTGCTGCCGATCACGTTCACCGTAAAGGAGCGACCGGAAGAATTCGCACTTATTATCGTGCTCGACAAGTCGTGGAGCATGGTGGGCGAGAAAATTGAGTTATCGAAGGAAGCCTCGAAAGCTGCAGTTGACGTGCTCGCCGATCACCATGAGATTGGGGTCGTGGCGTTCAACAACAGTCTTGACTGGCCTGTTCTACTCCAGCGCGCTTCGAACCGCGAGTGGATTAAGGACAGAATCAGTACGATTATGCCGAGTGGGCACACCAATGTGTATCCCGCGCTTGAGGAAGCCTTTCTCGGACTTGAAGGGAGCGAGAGTCGTCTGAAGCACGTCATTCTGTTGTCGGATGGTCGGACATATCCTGACGATTATGAAGGGCTCGTCACGAAGATGGCCGAGGCGGAGATAACTGTTTCAACGGTTGCGATGGGGCAGGAGGCAGACCGCGAATTGCTCGCTAACATTGCAGACTGGGGAGAGGGACGTGGCTATGTCGTGGAGGATGTGGGGGAGGTACCACAAATCTTCGCGCAGGAAACACGGCGCGCCGCAAGACCAACACTAGTCGAGGTGCCGTTTAGTCCGATTGTGGAGAAGTCGGTTGAAATGTTCAAGGGGATTGACTTCGCTTCTTCCCCACCCCTGCAGGGTTACCTTAGTACAAGGTTGAAGGAGACGTCTGAGGCGCTGCTTATATCGGAGGAGGACGATCCAATTCTGGCGCGATGGCAGTTTGGGCTCGGGCGAGCAGTTGCCTTCACCTCCGACGTTAAAAACCGGTGGGCGACCGAGTGGTTGGAGTGGCCGGGTTATGGCAAGTTCTGGACGCAGCTTGTAAGACAAACGATGCGCGGCTCGGACGATCGCTTCAGGGCACTCACGGTAAAACGCGAAGCGGACCGGGCACACATCACCGTCGACATTCCGCCCGCTGCTGGGGATGTGACCGCCCCGCCGACGGTTCGGTGGACTGTCGGCAACGGCATGACAACGACTATTAGGACTGAGCGCGTTAGCTCAGCATCTTATGCAGCTAGTGTCACGCTCGGGCCTGAGGACGACCAAACTTTTCAAACCGAACTACCCGATGGTTCAGAAGTTGCTCGATCGCTCCTCTATTCGTATCCGGCTGAGTATCAGTTCCGGCCGGCCAACGTCGAACTGCTTCAAGCCATTGCCCACGACACGGGTGGCGTGTTCGCACCGTCGCTGGAACAAATCTTTGAAGATGATGGGGTTCGTACGGTTCGGCCGATTGCCCTTTGGCCCTTTTTGGTGGCTTTGGCCTTGGCGCTCTACTTGCTCGACTTGCTCCTTAGGCGGATTAGACTGTTTGAGGCGAGTGCCGATCTCGCATCACCCTTCCAGTCCTGA